The DNA region TTATCCTTTTCTCGTCATACGACATCTTGTCAGACGATTCCACCGCAGGTGCCGAAGAAAGGTAATACAACTGTACATTGATCACCTTACCAATATCACCGCGTTGTATGCGTTTTACCATCTCCACATAGGGAGTGGCCTGGCGGATCTGAAACCCCACTGCAATGCTGACCTTGCCGTTCAGTCTTGCGCCAACCCGCTCGACCTGCTTGCATCCCGCTACGTCTGGAGCAACGGGCTTTTCACAATATACATGCTTGCCGGCATGAACGGCTGCTTCCATGTAATCCGCGTGCACATACGCGGGAGTTGAAATCAGCACGGCATCCACCTCCTGATTGTCCAGCAGTTTTTTCCAGGCCTCCGACCCCTGATACATATTCGATCTGGAAATCTTCGGAAAACCATTGTCGGAATTAAGCTGATCAAAGGTGCCCTTTTTCTTTTGAAGTTGATCCTCGAACAGATCAGCCATGGCAATAATGTTGATGTCCGTATGTTCTGCCATGGAAGAGAGTACAGCAGTGCCCCTGCCGCCACAACCGATAATTCCAAGCCGAACGGCCGAATTGGCACGTGAGCCAAAGGCTACCGACGGCGATACCATTGTCACTGCAGATATAGCCGCCGCATTTTTAAGAAAGGTTCTTCTTTGCATAACATAA from Bacteroidales bacterium includes:
- a CDS encoding Gfo/Idh/MocA family oxidoreductase, with product MQRRTFLKNAAAISAVTMVSPSVAFGSRANSAVRLGIIGCGGRGTAVLSSMAEHTDINIIAMADLFEDQLQKKKGTFDQLNSDNGFPKISRSNMYQGSEAWKKLLDNQEVDAVLISTPAYVHADYMEAAVHAGKHVYCEKPVAPDVAGCKQVERVGARLNGKVSIAVGFQIRQATPYVEMVKRIQRGDIGKVINVQLYYLSSAPAVESSDKMSYDEKRIRNHFHFRALSGGIVLDQAIHQLDVCNWAINSRPIQAVGQGGRRGRPDFGDSWSNYQVLYQYPGNINVSLHSTQIGSTFGDVCARFIGTKGMAEAHYSRGVYITGENEWDSGILKAGESPSQEDVSSGAFSSSLHDANENKVKSFINSIRTGSYLNQAREGARSTLSAIMGREAGISESKVTWDEIYLSNSKLDPQLNLSQFD